The following are encoded in a window of Heliangelus exortis chromosome 9, bHelExo1.hap1, whole genome shotgun sequence genomic DNA:
- the MAP6D1 gene encoding MAP6 domain-containing protein 1 isoform X2: protein MAWPCISRVCCLARFWSQLDKSDLSVPLTIHNYSDIEEQEDGTPRRGGAPPRGSARPAPRPPYPAAGKPSGRRKDRAVATGEPFSAETQYRRDFKAWPLPRRDAFPWVSASSGGGGGSGRDGAAPHPAPGRAACALPGSVGRPAGDGPEQLRPRSQADGGHTTSYRQEYRPWTGAKPSKPIKIKQGFIIPEDHFVQETSYKADFKAPSRILNV, encoded by the exons ATGGCCTGGCCCTGCATCAGCCGGGTGTGCTGCCTGGCCCGCTTCTGGAGCCAGCTGGACAAGTCCGACCTCTCCGTGCCACTCACCATCCACAACTACTCCGACATCGAGGAGCAGGAGGACGGGACGCCCCGGCGCGGCGGAGCTCCCCCGCGGGGCAGCGCCCGCCCGGCCCCCCGCCCGCCGTACCCCGCCGCCGGGAAGCCCAGCGGCCGCAGGAAGGACCGGGCGGTTGCCACCGGGGAGCCCTTCTCGGCGGAGACCCAGTACCGACGGGACTTCAAAGCCTGGCCCCTTCCGAGGAGGGACGCCTTCCCCTGGGTCAGTGCCAGCagcggtggcggcggcggcagcgggagGGACGGGGCCGCCCCCCATCCCGCCCCGGGCCGCGCCGCCTGCGCCCTGCCCGGCAGCGTGGGGCGGCCGGCGGGGGACGGCCCCGAGCAGCTGCGGCCGCGCTCGCAGGCGGACGGCGGCCACACCACCTCCTACAG GCAAGAATACCGCCCATGGACTGGAGCAAAACCATCCAAGCCTATAAAGATAAAGCAAGGCTTCATTATCCCAGAAGACCATTTTGTTCAAGAGACAAGCTACAAGGCAGATTTTAAG gCGCCATCACGGATCCTCAACGTGTGA
- the MAP6D1 gene encoding MAP6 domain-containing protein 1 isoform X1, protein MAWPCISRVCCLARFWSQLDKSDLSVPLTIHNYSDIEEQEDGTPRRGGAPPRGSARPAPRPPYPAAGKPSGRRKDRAVATGEPFSAETQYRRDFKAWPLPRRDAFPWVSASSGGGGGSGRDGAAPHPAPGRAACALPGSVGRPAGDGPEQLRPRSQADGGHTTSYRQEYRPWTGAKPSKPIKIKQGFIIPEDHFVQETSYKADFKIPEVKTRFSPNPSAVFQAPSRILNV, encoded by the exons ATGGCCTGGCCCTGCATCAGCCGGGTGTGCTGCCTGGCCCGCTTCTGGAGCCAGCTGGACAAGTCCGACCTCTCCGTGCCACTCACCATCCACAACTACTCCGACATCGAGGAGCAGGAGGACGGGACGCCCCGGCGCGGCGGAGCTCCCCCGCGGGGCAGCGCCCGCCCGGCCCCCCGCCCGCCGTACCCCGCCGCCGGGAAGCCCAGCGGCCGCAGGAAGGACCGGGCGGTTGCCACCGGGGAGCCCTTCTCGGCGGAGACCCAGTACCGACGGGACTTCAAAGCCTGGCCCCTTCCGAGGAGGGACGCCTTCCCCTGGGTCAGTGCCAGCagcggtggcggcggcggcagcgggagGGACGGGGCCGCCCCCCATCCCGCCCCGGGCCGCGCCGCCTGCGCCCTGCCCGGCAGCGTGGGGCGGCCGGCGGGGGACGGCCCCGAGCAGCTGCGGCCGCGCTCGCAGGCGGACGGCGGCCACACCACCTCCTACAG GCAAGAATACCGCCCATGGACTGGAGCAAAACCATCCAAGCCTATAAAGATAAAGCAAGGCTTCATTATCCCAGAAGACCATTTTGTTCAAGAGACAAGCTACAAGGCAGATTTTAAG ATCCCAGAGGTGAAGACCAGGTTCTCTCCCAACccttctgctgttttccaggCGCCATCACGGATCCTCAACGTGTGA